From Cecembia calidifontis, one genomic window encodes:
- a CDS encoding TonB-dependent receptor: MKVFRNSLMIWVLSIILIGQGYAVIGENKDGKSLTMSGQVKSPEGEIIPFANILVLGTVKGAFTNLDGTFEIYDLEDGEYTIKVSAVGYKSFTRTIQVKKGTVHELDLVFEERGVEMPQVTIIASKDRVFSRVPGSVTYLDAKEIQAVNPLSGNEVLRRSPGVHVVDEEGLGMRVNIGIRGLDPDRSRSVLVLEDGIPVALAPYGEPEMYYTPVMDRMSGVEILKGSGQILFGPQTIGGVINYITANPPQEEEGSIYVQGGQGGLFSALMNYGNTFGNTGIQASLLRKRADNIGPTEFDITDFNTKFLFNLNEKSELGMKLGIYNESSNATYIGINQVMFDRGSSEDFVRLAPDDRLDVRRYSLSFSHKYRFNKNVRLNTIAYGYTTTRNWSRQDFNVNNANTPPSNWTGVVWGDVEIPGGAIFMRNSTGNRDRQFEVAGIEPRLEVDYKVLDLKNELIIGARYLYERAFEQRVNGTRAGVKSGDLVEDEVRTGYALAAYIQNKINVSSNLDLNAGLRFENFDYERDIRRRSFPGVGVRDTVLVSGNEINTLIPGIGFNYRPMQTLNVFGGIHKGYAPPRTKDAITSLGDVLDLEAEQSVNYELGLRAEPVKWLFLEATSFVMNFSNQIIPVSESSGGIGFGLVNGGATLNRGVETALVMDLSHLFGFNKTRLVYDVNATFLRATFSEDRFQNDVNIKGNRTPYAPDWFINSALTFETSSGLGLRLVGNFIGKQFSDELNTIEPSADGRIGIIPAYKVFDAMVFYRIQKWNSRFNLSIKNLTDERYISSRRPQGIRVGIPRLITVGYQFTF; encoded by the coding sequence ATGAAAGTTTTCAGAAATAGCTTGATGATTTGGGTACTATCAATAATACTTATTGGTCAGGGTTATGCGGTTATAGGTGAAAATAAAGATGGGAAATCCTTGACCATGTCCGGGCAGGTTAAATCACCAGAAGGTGAAATTATTCCTTTTGCCAATATTCTTGTTTTAGGAACGGTAAAAGGGGCCTTTACAAATTTGGATGGGACTTTTGAGATTTATGACCTTGAAGATGGAGAGTATACCATTAAAGTTTCCGCAGTCGGGTATAAATCATTCACAAGAACAATACAAGTAAAAAAAGGTACTGTTCATGAATTGGACCTCGTTTTTGAAGAAAGAGGAGTAGAAATGCCCCAAGTAACAATCATCGCATCAAAAGATAGGGTTTTCAGTAGGGTGCCAGGCTCTGTTACGTATTTGGATGCCAAAGAAATCCAGGCTGTCAATCCTTTAAGTGGCAACGAAGTATTGAGAAGATCACCGGGAGTTCATGTGGTAGATGAGGAAGGTCTTGGCATGCGTGTAAATATTGGAATAAGGGGTCTTGATCCTGACAGAAGTAGAAGTGTGTTGGTTTTGGAAGACGGTATACCAGTTGCTTTGGCTCCATATGGAGAGCCTGAAATGTACTACACCCCTGTCATGGATAGGATGTCTGGAGTTGAAATATTGAAAGGTTCTGGTCAGATTTTGTTTGGCCCGCAGACAATTGGAGGAGTTATCAATTACATCACTGCCAATCCGCCTCAAGAAGAGGAAGGCTCCATTTATGTTCAAGGGGGACAGGGAGGTTTATTCTCGGCTTTGATGAATTATGGGAATACTTTTGGAAATACTGGAATTCAGGCCAGTTTGTTAAGAAAAAGAGCAGATAATATAGGTCCCACTGAATTTGATATTACAGATTTCAATACCAAATTCCTGTTCAACCTCAATGAGAAATCTGAGCTGGGTATGAAGTTGGGAATTTACAATGAAAGCTCGAATGCTACCTATATAGGGATCAATCAGGTAATGTTTGATAGAGGTAGTTCTGAGGATTTTGTTAGGCTGGCTCCCGATGACAGATTGGATGTCAGAAGGTATTCTTTAAGCTTTAGCCATAAATATCGATTCAACAAAAATGTCCGATTGAATACCATTGCTTATGGTTATACAACTACGAGAAATTGGAGTAGGCAGGATTTTAATGTGAATAACGCTAATACGCCCCCATCAAATTGGACAGGCGTAGTTTGGGGAGATGTAGAGATTCCGGGAGGGGCAATTTTCATGAGAAACAGTACGGGTAACAGGGACAGGCAATTCGAAGTTGCAGGGATAGAGCCCAGGCTCGAGGTGGATTATAAGGTTCTGGATTTAAAAAATGAACTTATAATCGGCGCAAGATATCTTTATGAGAGGGCTTTTGAACAACGGGTAAATGGTACCAGAGCTGGAGTAAAAAGTGGGGATTTGGTGGAAGATGAGGTAAGAACCGGATATGCGCTTGCGGCATATATACAAAATAAAATCAATGTGAGCTCCAATTTAGATTTGAATGCTGGATTGAGATTTGAAAACTTTGATTATGAAAGAGACATTAGAAGAAGAAGCTTTCCGGGTGTAGGTGTAAGAGATACAGTGTTGGTATCGGGAAATGAAATCAATACGCTGATACCTGGTATAGGATTTAATTATAGGCCCATGCAAACTTTAAATGTTTTTGGTGGCATCCATAAAGGATATGCTCCACCAAGGACAAAAGATGCTATTACCTCTCTGGGAGACGTTTTGGATTTGGAAGCAGAGCAAAGTGTTAATTATGAACTGGGACTTAGGGCTGAGCCTGTGAAGTGGTTATTTCTTGAGGCAACAAGCTTTGTGATGAATTTCAGCAATCAAATTATCCCCGTTTCTGAGTCTTCAGGAGGAATAGGCTTTGGGTTAGTAAATGGTGGGGCCACGTTAAATAGAGGTGTTGAAACCGCCTTGGTGATGGATTTAAGTCATCTTTTTGGATTTAATAAAACCAGGTTGGTTTATGATGTGAACGCTACTTTTTTGCGGGCTACATTCTCAGAAGATAGGTTCCAAAATGATGTAAATATAAAAGGAAACAGGACTCCTTATGCTCCTGATTGGTTTATTAACTCGGCCTTAACTTTCGAAACATCATCTGGATTGGGTCTGAGATTGGTCGGGAATTTTATCGGAAAACAATTTAGTGATGAGCTGAACACCATTGAGCCATCTGCAGATGGACGAATTGGAATAATTCCTGCCTACAAGGTATTTGACGCCATGGTTTTTTACCGAATCCAAAAATGGAATTCCAGATTCAATTTATCCATCAAGAACCTCACCGACGAGAGGTATATTTCTTCAAGAAGGCCTCAGGGAATTAGAGTGGGTATTCCAAGATTGATTACGGTAGGGTATCAGTTCACTTTCTGA
- a CDS encoding DUF3109 family protein produces MILIGNAVISDDIKEQFFVCDLEKCKGACCVEGDSGAPLENEETGILENIYPIVKEYITEEGRKVIESQGTWVIDKDGDKCTPTIGENRECAYALYDDKGILKCGIEQAYLDGKIDFKKPISCHLYPIRITKYDQFDALNYDRWHICSPACTLGSKLGVPIYKFLKDALIRKYGQSWYDELVREIGTMTQTV; encoded by the coding sequence ATGATACTCATAGGAAATGCAGTCATCAGTGATGATATCAAGGAACAGTTTTTTGTCTGTGACTTGGAGAAGTGTAAAGGGGCCTGTTGTGTGGAGGGAGACTCAGGGGCTCCACTGGAAAATGAAGAGACTGGGATTTTAGAAAATATATACCCTATAGTTAAAGAATATATCACGGAGGAGGGAAGAAAGGTGATCGAAAGCCAGGGTACCTGGGTGATTGATAAAGATGGGGATAAATGTACCCCTACCATTGGGGAAAATAGGGAATGTGCCTACGCGCTATATGATGATAAGGGAATTTTGAAATGTGGGATCGAACAGGCCTATTTAGATGGGAAGATCGACTTCAAAAAACCGATAAGTTGCCATTTGTATCCAATCAGGATTACCAAATATGATCAATTTGATGCACTGAATTACGATCGCTGGCACATCTGTAGTCCTGCCTGTACTTTAGGGAGTAAGCTGGGAGTGCCCATTTACAAATTCCTAAAAGATGCCCTTATCAGAAAGTATGGACAGAGTTGGTATGATGAGTTGGTCCGCGAAATAGGGACTATGACACAAACTGTGTAA
- a CDS encoding IS256 family transposase, translated as MKKEDLLNDDFLKQFRTAGELNSFLQQLQKRAVEKMLEGELDAHLGYEKHQNSDNPNSRNGYSTKTIKNTFGEAEIRVPRDRDGSFEPALVPKRRSMAEGVENVIISMYAKGMSNQDIEEQIRELYDINVSSSTISRVTGAVAEDIVAWRNRPLDPVYLIVWMDGISFKVRENSKVVNKTVYIAVGLRTNGLKEILGLWLGKNESSAFWMGVLTDLKARGVEDILITATDNLNGFTDTIKASFPQSVTQICVVHQIRNACRYVAWKDRRAFTRDMKEIYTAPTKDAAWAALNDFAKKWESKYAYAIKSWRDNWDELTVFFDYPAEIRKIIYTTNLIENLNGKIRKYTKNKLSFPTDDAVMKSVFLAAREASKKWTMPIRDWGAILNSFLLIFGDRVRLLDT; from the coding sequence ATGAAAAAAGAAGATCTCCTAAATGATGACTTCCTCAAGCAGTTCAGGACTGCCGGGGAGCTTAATTCCTTCCTTCAACAGCTTCAGAAAAGAGCCGTTGAGAAAATGCTTGAAGGCGAGCTGGATGCCCATCTTGGCTATGAAAAGCATCAGAATTCCGATAATCCCAATTCAAGGAACGGCTATTCCACCAAAACAATAAAAAACACATTTGGGGAAGCTGAAATCAGAGTCCCAAGAGACAGGGACGGCAGCTTTGAGCCTGCCCTTGTGCCCAAACGCAGAAGCATGGCGGAGGGCGTTGAAAACGTGATCATTTCCATGTATGCCAAGGGAATGTCAAACCAGGACATCGAAGAACAGATCCGGGAGCTTTATGACATCAATGTTTCCTCCTCCACCATCTCAAGGGTTACCGGTGCCGTAGCGGAGGATATTGTTGCATGGAGAAACAGGCCGCTTGACCCTGTATACCTGATCGTTTGGATGGATGGTATATCCTTCAAAGTCAGGGAGAACTCCAAAGTGGTCAACAAGACCGTTTATATTGCCGTTGGCCTCAGAACTAACGGCCTTAAAGAGATCCTAGGCCTTTGGCTTGGCAAGAATGAATCTTCGGCTTTCTGGATGGGGGTACTCACCGACCTGAAAGCCAGAGGGGTTGAAGATATTCTCATAACGGCAACTGACAACCTGAACGGGTTTACTGATACGATAAAAGCTTCATTCCCCCAATCAGTCACTCAGATATGTGTCGTCCACCAGATCAGAAACGCATGTAGATATGTCGCATGGAAAGACCGCAGGGCGTTTACAAGGGATATGAAGGAAATTTATACCGCCCCTACAAAAGATGCTGCTTGGGCTGCCCTGAACGATTTTGCCAAAAAATGGGAATCCAAATACGCTTATGCCATCAAAAGCTGGAGGGACAACTGGGATGAACTCACCGTTTTCTTCGATTACCCGGCTGAAATCCGTAAAATCATCTATACCACCAACCTGATTGAAAATCTCAATGGAAAGATCAGAAAATACACCAAAAACAAGCTCTCTTTCCCGACAGATGATGCCGTAATGAAGTCTGTTTTCCTGGCTGCAAGAGAAGCATCGAAAAAATGGACTATGCCTATCAGAGACTGGGGAGCTATTCTTAACAGTTTCCTGCTTATATTTGGTGATAGGGTCAGGCTTCTTGATACCTGA
- a CDS encoding arginine deiminase family protein, which translates to MNLRLNSEFGTLKAVLMHRPGKEIDRLTPYNKNYLLFEDVPYLEAMQKEHDFFTDLIKQTTGAQVYRLNELLMQTLSKRELLERLLEDALKSNRLTHFKEYILERFSTAECALALTAGIKVHELKRKIPNLPKTELMDYAFVITPCPNLYFQRDPMAITPGGIIFSSMKMEGRQREANLLRTIFENHPEFHEHVNRLYPINGHENPPSIEGGDVIVLSKKAVAIGNSERTEEKAIYHAAKALLAEGTVERVYEVHLPKKRQYMHLDTVFTILDENLVLTYPDALNAVLQTSLYTLKEKDGDKVHIKRQVLNESLLTVLEKEIPHLEILSTADGNPDYSMREQWFDGANVFAIGPRRVISYNRNIHTNRALRNMGVEVLEIPSSELSRGLGGPRCMTLPLSRSRV; encoded by the coding sequence ATGAATCTCAGACTCAATTCAGAATTTGGAACATTGAAGGCCGTACTGATGCATAGGCCTGGCAAGGAAATCGATAGGCTTACACCCTATAACAAGAATTATCTACTTTTTGAAGATGTTCCCTACTTAGAGGCCATGCAAAAAGAACATGATTTTTTTACCGATCTGATCAAGCAAACGACAGGAGCTCAGGTTTACAGATTGAATGAGCTATTGATGCAGACCTTGTCAAAAAGAGAACTCCTGGAAAGGCTGCTTGAAGATGCCTTAAAAAGCAACCGGCTTACCCATTTCAAAGAATATATATTGGAAAGATTTTCCACAGCAGAATGTGCTTTGGCCTTGACCGCAGGCATTAAGGTTCACGAACTAAAAAGAAAAATACCTAACCTGCCTAAAACGGAACTGATGGATTATGCCTTTGTGATTACTCCCTGTCCCAACCTTTACTTCCAGAGGGACCCGATGGCCATCACTCCTGGAGGAATAATTTTTTCAAGCATGAAAATGGAAGGCCGGCAAAGAGAGGCCAATCTTTTAAGAACTATCTTCGAAAATCATCCTGAATTCCATGAACATGTAAACCGTCTGTATCCCATCAACGGCCATGAAAATCCCCCCAGTATCGAAGGAGGCGATGTGATAGTACTCTCCAAAAAAGCTGTTGCAATTGGAAACTCAGAAAGGACAGAAGAAAAAGCCATTTACCATGCAGCCAAGGCCTTGTTGGCAGAGGGCACCGTTGAAAGGGTGTATGAAGTGCATCTTCCCAAAAAACGGCAATACATGCATTTAGACACCGTGTTTACAATCCTGGATGAGAACCTGGTATTGACCTATCCGGATGCTTTGAATGCGGTACTTCAAACTTCTCTCTACACACTCAAAGAAAAAGATGGGGACAAAGTACATATCAAAAGACAAGTCCTGAACGAATCTCTCCTTACTGTCTTGGAAAAGGAAATCCCTCATTTGGAAATACTCTCTACTGCAGATGGCAATCCCGACTATTCTATGAGAGAGCAGTGGTTTGATGGAGCAAATGTTTTTGCCATTGGGCCCAGAAGGGTAATTTCATACAACAGAAATATCCATACCAATAGGGCCTTGAGAAATATGGGGGTTGAAGTACTGGAAATTCCCTCCTCAGAACTATCAAGGGGTTTGGGCGGTCCAAGATGCATGACCCTGCCATTGAGCAGATCAAGGGTTTAG